A genomic region of Serinus canaria isolate serCan28SL12 chromosome 1A, serCan2020, whole genome shotgun sequence contains the following coding sequences:
- the ANKRD54 gene encoding ankyrin repeat domain-containing protein 54 isoform X1 — protein MEGGGGADGALGAGPEPGPGPESEPGPGPESESEPQPQPQPCIALPPLGPGASLGYLHVLWQREEPAGKIPARRLRRAARLHRRLGPTGKEAHALKRLREAANSNDLDTVQQLLEDGTDPCAADDKGRTALHFASCNGNDHIVQLLLDHGADPNQRDGLGNTPLHLAACTNHVPVITTLLRGGARVDALDRAGRTPLHLAKSKLNILQEGFSHSLEAVRLEVKQIIQMLREYLDRLGRHEQKEQLDDLCSRLQMTSTKEQVDEVTDLLASFTSLSLQMQKMDNR, from the exons ATGGAGGGCGGCGGTGGGGCTGACGGGGCTCTCGGCGCGGGGCCGGAACCGGGACCGGGGCCGGAGTCagagccggggccggggccggagTCAGAGtcagagccacagccacagccacagccgTGCATCGCGCTGCCGCCACTAGGACCGGGCGCATCCCTCGGTTACCTGCACGTCCTGTGGCAGCGGGAGGAGCCCGCGGGCAAGATCCCGGCCCGCCGCCTGCGTAGGGCCGCCCGCCTTCACCGCCGGCTGGGGCCCACGGGCAAGGAGGCGCACG CTCTGAAAAGGCTGCGTGAAGCTGCCAATAGCAATGATTTGGACACAG TGCAGCAACTCTTGGAGGATGGAACTGACCCCTGTGCTGCGGATGACAAAGGCCGGACAGCCCTGCACTTTGCCTCCTGCAATGGCAACGATCACATCG TCCAGCTGCTTCTGGACCATGGGGCTGACCCAAACCAGAGAGATGGGCTGGGCAATACTCCCTTACACTTGG ctgcctgcacGAACCACGTACCTGTCATCACCACGCTCCTGCGCGGAG GGGCCAGAGTTGATGCCTTGGATCGAGCTGGCAGAACCCCACTGCACCTTGCTAAGTCAAAGCTGAATATCCTGCAGGAAGGATTCTCCCACAGCCTGGAGGCTGTACGCCTTGAAGTGAAACAG ATTATCCAGATGTTGCGGGAATACCTGGACCGTCTGGGGAGGCATGAGCAAAAGGAACAGCTGGATGACCTCTGCTCCAGGCTACAGATGACTAGCACAAAGGAGCAG GTGGATGAGGTTACAGACCTCCTGGCCAGCTTCACGTCACTCAGCCTGCAGATGCAGAAGATGGACAACAGGTAA
- the ANKRD54 gene encoding ankyrin repeat domain-containing protein 54 isoform X2 — MIWTQQLLEDGTDPCAADDKGRTALHFASCNGNDHIVQLLLDHGADPNQRDGLGNTPLHLAACTNHVPVITTLLRGGARVDALDRAGRTPLHLAKSKLNILQEGFSHSLEAVRLEVKQIIQMLREYLDRLGRHEQKEQLDDLCSRLQMTSTKEQVDEVTDLLASFTSLSLQMQKMDNR; from the exons ATGATTTGGACACAG CAACTCTTGGAGGATGGAACTGACCCCTGTGCTGCGGATGACAAAGGCCGGACAGCCCTGCACTTTGCCTCCTGCAATGGCAACGATCACATCG TCCAGCTGCTTCTGGACCATGGGGCTGACCCAAACCAGAGAGATGGGCTGGGCAATACTCCCTTACACTTGG ctgcctgcacGAACCACGTACCTGTCATCACCACGCTCCTGCGCGGAG GGGCCAGAGTTGATGCCTTGGATCGAGCTGGCAGAACCCCACTGCACCTTGCTAAGTCAAAGCTGAATATCCTGCAGGAAGGATTCTCCCACAGCCTGGAGGCTGTACGCCTTGAAGTGAAACAG ATTATCCAGATGTTGCGGGAATACCTGGACCGTCTGGGGAGGCATGAGCAAAAGGAACAGCTGGATGACCTCTGCTCCAGGCTACAGATGACTAGCACAAAGGAGCAG GTGGATGAGGTTACAGACCTCCTGGCCAGCTTCACGTCACTCAGCCTGCAGATGCAGAAGATGGACAACAGGTAA
- the EIF3L gene encoding eukaryotic translation initiation factor 3 subunit L, translating to MAYPGEDYDNEAAYDPYAYSNDYDMHTGDPKQDLAYERQYEQQTYQVIPEVIKNFIQYFHKTVSDLIDQKVYELQASRVSSDVIDQKVYEIQDIYENSWTKLTERFFKNTPWPEAEAIAPQVGNDAVFLILYKELYYRHIYAKVSGGPTLEQRFESYYNYCNLFNYILNADGPAPLELPNQWLWDIIDEFIYQFQSFSQYRCKTAKKSEEEIDFLRSNPKIWNVHSVLNVLHSLVDKSNINRQLEVYTSGGDPESVAGEYGRHSLYKMLGYFSLVGLLRLHSLLGDYYQAIKVLENIELNKKSMYSRVPECQVTTYYYVGFAYLMMRRYQDAIRVFANILLYIQRTKSMFQRTTYKYEMINKQNEQMHALLAIALTMYPMRIDESIHLQLREKYGDKMLRMQKGDAQVYEELFSYACPKFLSPVVPNYDNVHPNYHKEPFLQQLKVFADEVQQQAQLSTIRSFLKLYTTMPVAKLAGFLDLTEQEFRIQLLVFKHKMKNLVWTSGISALDGEFQSASEVDFYIDKDMIHIADTKVARRYGDFFIRQIHKFEELNRTLKKMGQRP from the exons ATGGCCTACCCGGGGGAGGACTACGACAACGAG GCTGCCTACGACCCTTACGCGTACTCCAACGACTATGATATGCACACGG gaGACCCCAAGCAAGACCTGGCCTACGAGCGCCAGTACGAACAGCAGACTTACCAGGTGATCCCCGAAGTGATCAAAAACTTCATTCAGTATTTTCACAAGACGGTGTCAGATCTCATTGATCAGAAGGTGTACGAGCTCCAGGCCAGCCGTGTTTCCAGTGATGTTATTGACCAGAAGGTGTACGAGATCCAGGACATTTATGAGAACAG CTGGACAAAACTGACAGAAAGGTTTTTTAAGAACACTCCATGGCCAGAGGCTGAGGCCATTGCTCCTCAGGTTGGAAATG ATGCAGTTTTCCTGATCCTGTACAAGGAGCTGTACTACAGGCACATCTATGCCAAAGTCAGC GGGGGACCCACGCTCGAGCAGAGATTTGAGTCCTATTACAATTACTGCAATCTCTTCAACTACATCCTCA ATGCTGATggccctgctcctctggaacTGCCCAACCAGTGGCTCTGGGATATCATTGATGAATTCATATACCAA TTCCAGTCTTTCAGCCAGTACCGCTGTAAAACAGCCAAAAAGTCTGAAGAGGAAATTGATTTCCTTCGTTCCAACCCCAAGATCTGGAATGTCCACAGTGTCCTTAATGTGCTGCACTCTCTGGTCGACAAATCCAACATCAACCGACAGCTGGAGGTCTATACAAGTGGAG gtGACCCTGAAAGTGTGGCTGGTGAATATGGGCGCCACTCCTTGTACAAGATGCTGGGCTATTTCAGCCTGGTTGGGCTGCTGCGTCTGCACTCTCTGCTGGGAGATTACTACCAAGCCATCAAGGTGCTGGAGAACATTGAGCTCAACAAGAAG agcATGTACTCCCGGGTGCCTGAGTGCCAGGTGACCACCTATTACTATGTGGGCTTCGCTTACCTTATGATGCGGCGTTACCAGGATGCCATCCGTGTCTTTGCCAACATCCTCCTCTACATCCAGAGGACAAAGAGCATGTTTCAGAGGACGACCTACAAGTATGAGATG ATCAACAAGCAGAACGAGCAGATGCACGCGCTGCTGGCCATTGCCCTCACCATGTACCCCATGCGCATAGATGAGAGCATCCACCTGCAGCTGCGCGAGAAGTACGGGGACAAGATGCTGCGCATGCAGAAGGGCGACGCGCAGGTCTACGAGGAGCTCTTCAGTTACGCTTGCCCCAAGTTCCTCTCCCCTGTGGTGCCCAATTATGACAACGTCCACCCCAACTACCACAAggagcccttcctgcagcagctcaaggTCTTCGCTGATGAAGTTCAGCAGCAGGCCCAGCTCTCAACCATCCGTAGCTTCCTCAAGCTCTACACCACCATGCCTGTGGCGAAGCTGGCCGGCTTCTTAGACCTCACAGAGCAGGAGTTCCGTATCCAGCTGCTCGTCTTCAAGCACAAGATGAAGAACCTGGTATGGACCAGTGGCATATCTGCCCTGGATGGAGAGTTCCAGTCTGCCTCTGAGGTTGACTTTTATATTGACAAG GACATGATCCATATTGCAGACACAAAGGTCGCTCGACGCTATGGGGACTTCTTCATCCGCCAGATCCACAAGTTTGAGGAG